A part of Solicola gregarius genomic DNA contains:
- a CDS encoding DNA cytosine methyltransferase: METELLCEYWEPAADTLRRRFDAPVVGDIRELRSLPTADIVAAGFPCTDLSQVGRTAGISGDESGLIREVFRLVADTPPTWFVLENVPNMLTLQGGSPIRHVTEWLDENGWNWAYRTVDSRHFGVRQRRRRVFLVASKTQDPRTVLFADETGGSSAQKRHTAYGLLGPSGNRGHRGGERESSRR, from the coding sequence ATCGAGACGGAGTTGCTTTGCGAGTACTGGGAACCTGCCGCCGACACACTTCGTAGACGGTTCGATGCGCCGGTTGTCGGGGACATTCGTGAGCTCCGCTCATTGCCGACGGCCGACATCGTCGCCGCAGGTTTTCCTTGTACCGACCTCAGCCAGGTTGGCCGGACGGCTGGTATCAGTGGCGATGAGTCTGGCTTGATCCGTGAGGTCTTCCGGCTAGTTGCCGACACTCCACCGACGTGGTTTGTGCTCGAGAACGTACCGAACATGCTCACGCTCCAAGGCGGATCACCTATCCGGCACGTCACTGAATGGCTCGATGAGAACGGCTGGAACTGGGCGTACCGAACGGTCGACTCCCGCCACTTCGGCGTACGTCAGCGCCGCCGCCGAGTGTTCCTCGTTGCGTCGAAGACGCAGGATCCGCGTACGGTGCTGTTCGCCGATGAGACTGGCGGGTCCAGTGCCCAGAAGCGGCACACCGCGTACGGCTTACTCGGACCGAGTGGCAATCGGGGGCATCGTGGTGGGGAGAGGGAGTCGTCCCGACGCTGA
- the drmC gene encoding DISARM system phospholipase D-like protein DrmC gives MSAIARLGALLTPEEASRVAASLRQSRRPNIAAKRAYGVNQAVVRTPLRELIGSDTSVERGVAALEGIAAVPRVPRPDLVWTNPRDVPGAEGRTTKAALDLINRAEGVVYAATYSAGWGSPHLVALKNARTRGVAVTIVVDTAQRLETAEMIAGMLDGARVWTLDEPEDDAYAIQHAKLIAVDDREALVTSANFSLAAAERSLECGLLSVDATIATGLRERLDLLHRHGVLIDLN, from the coding sequence ATGTCTGCCATCGCGCGTCTCGGAGCGTTGCTTACGCCGGAGGAGGCGAGCAGGGTAGCCGCCAGCCTGCGGCAGAGCCGCCGGCCGAACATCGCTGCCAAGCGGGCGTACGGGGTCAATCAGGCCGTGGTGCGGACACCGCTGCGTGAGCTGATCGGATCTGACACGAGTGTGGAGCGGGGCGTTGCCGCGCTGGAAGGTATCGCGGCGGTACCGCGTGTGCCACGTCCCGATCTCGTCTGGACCAACCCGCGCGACGTACCTGGAGCCGAAGGTCGCACTACGAAGGCCGCACTCGACCTGATCAACCGAGCTGAGGGCGTGGTCTATGCCGCGACCTACTCGGCCGGCTGGGGGTCACCGCATCTCGTGGCGTTGAAGAACGCGCGAACCCGCGGTGTCGCTGTGACGATCGTCGTAGACACCGCGCAGCGCCTTGAAACCGCGGAGATGATCGCCGGGATGCTGGACGGCGCTCGGGTGTGGACTCTCGATGAGCCTGAGGATGACGCGTACGCCATCCAACACGCGAAGCTGATCGCCGTTGATGATCGCGAAGCGTTGGTGACAAGCGCGAACTTCTCTTTGGCCGCTGCCGAGCGCAGCCTCGAATGTGGCTTGCTGAGCGTCGACGCCACCATTGCCACGGGCCTGCGGGAACGACTCGACCTGTTGCATCGCCATGGCGTACTCATCGACCTGAACTGA
- a CDS encoding DUF1998 domain-containing protein, producing the protein MRFDEAVIAPWEDSVEDLEVWERFKDAHRINFKRRTSKTADDLEPDDRFPPPRYWVIHTLSHLLIRQAAMSSGYGSASLTERIYAWKGDDEHPPAAGLLISTTASDSEGTLVAWWSWPSRTSSRIS; encoded by the coding sequence TTGCGGTTCGATGAAGCTGTCATAGCGCCGTGGGAGGACTCCGTCGAAGATCTCGAGGTGTGGGAGCGGTTCAAGGACGCACATCGCATCAACTTCAAGCGTCGTACGAGTAAGACGGCCGACGATCTCGAACCCGATGATCGGTTCCCACCGCCGCGCTACTGGGTGATCCACACCCTCTCGCATCTGCTCATCCGTCAGGCTGCGATGTCCAGCGGCTACGGGTCGGCCAGCCTCACCGAGCGAATCTACGCATGGAAGGGCGACGACGAACACCCACCGGCCGCGGGTCTGCTGATCAGTACGACTGCCTCCGACAGTGAAGGTACGCTGGTGGCTTGGTGGAGCTGGCCAAGCCGGACAAGCTCGAGGATCTCGTGA
- the drmB gene encoding DrmB family protein, with the protein MSSSKSRLLELVRSHLGSQVSELRKPPWAPDEKRHAGGDAIDLGIPGRIFPQWLRCTGCGLLAKVSHELFDYENTNRYRPDQARFVHKRCTGRRGKARASTQAAIPARYLLACVDGHLDEFPYVEWVHRGKPCSSGDAYPRMKMDEWKSNIGPDVRLTCQSCNVTRGMREATARDAEEKLPYCRGRHPHLDAFYPCEHQGKLMMLGAANQWFPSTLSLLALPREESATPEELVPDLRALPNGALDGPQDVSAIGMFRMMASNIAQTDVFDDLPDEVLWRAVQLARGDSVPNVVTAPEKRTDPRTILAPEWTVLTDEQKYMRHSGMADFRAARRDVPDLLSGVVAATVAVEKLKKVNAFIGFTRIDALDRMDDAAERVAPLTRDGRPTWYLPRRTVVKACSCGSMKLS; encoded by the coding sequence ATGTCATCCTCGAAGTCGCGCCTGCTCGAGCTCGTCCGCTCCCACCTCGGCAGCCAGGTCAGCGAGCTCCGCAAGCCGCCTTGGGCGCCGGACGAGAAGCGCCACGCTGGTGGGGACGCGATCGACCTCGGCATCCCCGGGAGGATCTTCCCGCAATGGCTGCGTTGCACCGGCTGCGGCCTGCTCGCGAAAGTCTCGCACGAACTCTTCGACTACGAGAACACCAACCGCTATCGGCCCGACCAGGCCAGGTTCGTGCACAAGCGGTGTACTGGCAGGCGCGGCAAAGCGAGGGCGAGTACCCAGGCTGCGATACCGGCCCGCTACCTCCTTGCCTGCGTAGACGGGCACCTCGACGAGTTCCCGTACGTCGAGTGGGTACACCGCGGGAAGCCGTGCTCGAGCGGAGATGCGTACCCGCGAATGAAGATGGACGAGTGGAAGAGCAACATCGGCCCGGACGTACGTCTCACCTGCCAGTCGTGCAACGTCACGCGCGGCATGCGTGAGGCGACGGCACGAGATGCCGAAGAGAAGCTGCCCTACTGCCGCGGCCGGCACCCGCACCTCGACGCGTTCTACCCGTGTGAGCACCAGGGCAAGCTGATGATGCTCGGCGCGGCAAATCAGTGGTTCCCCTCGACGTTGAGCCTCTTGGCATTGCCCCGAGAAGAGTCCGCGACGCCTGAGGAGTTGGTGCCAGACCTGAGAGCACTACCGAACGGCGCCCTGGACGGCCCGCAGGACGTGTCGGCGATCGGCATGTTCCGGATGATGGCGTCGAACATCGCACAGACGGATGTGTTCGACGACCTACCCGACGAGGTGTTGTGGCGCGCCGTGCAACTCGCACGCGGGGATTCCGTCCCGAACGTGGTGACCGCGCCGGAGAAGCGTACGGATCCGCGGACGATCCTCGCGCCCGAGTGGACAGTGCTCACCGATGAACAGAAGTACATGCGCCACTCCGGTATGGCCGACTTTCGCGCCGCGCGTCGCGACGTGCCGGATCTGCTCTCAGGAGTTGTTGCCGCGACGGTGGCCGTCGAGAAGCTCAAGAAGGTCAACGCGTTCATCGGTTTTACTCGGATCGATGCGCTGGACCGGATGGACGACGCTGCGGAACGGGTCGCACCATTGACACGCGACGGCCGGCCGACCTGGTACCTGCCACGGAGGACCGTGGTGAAGGCGTGTTCTTGCGGTTCGATGAAGCTGTCATAG
- the drmA gene encoding DISARM system helicase DrmA has translation MAAIECRDAVTDWGTMNEPGDKAGPSTAVRRELVGLIEQELLGPRAGAEEEIVGTPRARYAVGALAPVTVDPERATVDAVDSGGDDPNLTGSALSDVDSEHLLQHGVPVNTDEDTGAADDDEDRDEGPKGALTHPSSMGLRFQVPRDCGVLVVTASWGRYEGERRENEEGRRILYSQRRPFETSAEIDVRRHDRHATLDPQKLDDDVTLRVELFPLDDRTIVEVALSNDRVTGMDAPPKDWLFQTKLKVEANGGEAVFLPTRDVVEGGYDEIDDERRRLDLQYRHRLEFTVGRTCSATWDVAEDSRRATSVETTWLPIADVAQTVPGGAADAVTSMKTLAELEAGEAEAALGPLISGYEQWLRAQHEIAADLPEHLRETAEDAIGEAEVVAERLHDGVELLKSDPQALQAFRFMNRAMRDQRIHSQVAATRASDESKKIGDVLTDLRDRESDDPSVASWRPFQLAFVLLQLRSLTDPVHPYRSGDAANVELLFFPTGGGKTEAYLGLAAFTFAIRRLQGKIETDDGALDGGDGVAVLMRYTLRLLTSQQFQRAAALVCATELIRQEDTETWGEKPFSIGLWVGSAVSPKRYKDAEAQVKAVRADNSQRAHGLTVLQLQRCPWCGTKIDPKRDVVADPDAERVRVHCGDHKRGDCEFSIEGDADGALPIITVDDEIYRNPPTFLLATVDKFARLAREGEAASLFGYVDEWCPRHGYRHPDSRSACVPAQSHQTKGKLPRVVMQKVDRLRPPDLIIQDELHLITGALGTSVGVFENAVDLLSSYARDGQTIRPLIVASTATVANAERQVQSLYGRGVDVFPPQVLDVRDTYFSRELPVSADDPGRKYLGVCAHGIRLTLAEIRLAEVLLLAGQKLLDEYEDAADPYLTTVGYFSATRELAGMRRYLDDDVTTRVTGKTEPFPRRTTDWEGLQIGELTSRISAEEISKTLDKLSLPFTRRWSTQGRNEHRNAVAEAKEADRTPPPWGKKPYDVVLATSMLQVGVDVPRLGLMLVVGQPKNTAEYIQASSRVGRDRDRPGLVLSLANWSRPRDMAHFEQFRHYHETFYAQVEALSVTPYSDTAMERGLMGVLASVARVSQRVLSPESGAGRLPSEMPLVTALIDQMVARAQAAADAPESADRMRLKLLQRLDRWHDKAQAERGALFYERVPQNRVGQPLLISPEAKVPKQADRVFVVSNSMREVQPEINLLVSPTADQLAFKEPHQGPQWTFREGASK, from the coding sequence TTGGCGGCCATCGAATGTCGGGACGCTGTGACAGATTGGGGAACCATGAACGAACCGGGTGACAAGGCGGGCCCTTCGACCGCTGTACGTCGCGAACTCGTGGGCCTGATCGAGCAGGAGCTGCTCGGTCCGCGGGCCGGTGCGGAGGAGGAGATCGTCGGCACGCCGCGCGCCCGGTATGCGGTGGGCGCGCTGGCGCCCGTCACAGTCGATCCTGAGCGGGCAACTGTCGATGCCGTGGATTCCGGTGGCGATGACCCGAATCTCACCGGCTCTGCGCTGTCCGATGTCGACAGCGAGCATCTGCTGCAGCATGGCGTTCCGGTCAACACGGATGAGGACACAGGAGCTGCCGACGACGACGAGGATCGGGATGAGGGCCCAAAGGGGGCACTGACGCACCCGTCGTCGATGGGTTTGCGGTTCCAGGTGCCGAGAGACTGCGGCGTGCTCGTGGTCACTGCCTCGTGGGGTCGCTACGAAGGTGAGCGGCGCGAGAACGAGGAAGGTCGGAGGATTCTCTATTCGCAGAGGAGGCCGTTCGAAACGTCGGCGGAGATCGATGTGCGGCGCCATGATCGGCACGCGACGCTCGATCCGCAGAAGCTCGACGATGACGTCACTCTCCGGGTCGAGCTGTTTCCGCTCGACGACCGCACAATTGTCGAGGTGGCTCTGTCGAACGACCGGGTCACAGGGATGGACGCCCCGCCGAAGGACTGGCTGTTTCAGACGAAGCTGAAGGTCGAAGCCAACGGCGGCGAGGCGGTCTTTCTCCCGACCCGAGACGTGGTGGAAGGCGGATACGACGAGATCGACGATGAGCGCCGCCGGCTCGACCTTCAGTACAGACATCGGCTGGAGTTCACGGTCGGCCGAACCTGCTCGGCCACCTGGGACGTGGCGGAAGACTCACGGAGGGCGACGTCGGTCGAGACCACGTGGCTGCCGATCGCTGATGTCGCGCAGACAGTGCCCGGCGGGGCCGCCGATGCCGTCACCTCGATGAAGACTCTCGCTGAGCTCGAAGCCGGCGAGGCCGAAGCCGCGCTCGGACCACTCATCAGCGGGTATGAGCAGTGGTTACGAGCCCAGCACGAGATCGCCGCCGATTTGCCCGAGCACCTTCGCGAGACCGCGGAGGACGCCATCGGCGAGGCAGAAGTCGTCGCGGAACGGCTCCATGACGGTGTCGAACTGCTGAAGTCCGACCCTCAAGCGTTGCAGGCGTTCCGATTCATGAATCGCGCTATGCGAGACCAGCGGATCCACAGCCAGGTCGCGGCAACACGGGCGAGTGACGAATCCAAGAAGATCGGTGACGTCCTGACTGACCTGAGAGATCGGGAATCGGATGACCCTTCCGTAGCGTCGTGGCGACCGTTTCAGCTCGCTTTCGTTCTGCTTCAGTTGCGGTCGCTCACCGATCCGGTGCATCCGTACCGCAGCGGCGACGCGGCCAACGTCGAGCTCCTGTTCTTCCCGACTGGCGGCGGCAAGACCGAGGCCTATCTCGGGCTCGCGGCATTCACTTTCGCCATCCGACGGCTGCAAGGCAAGATCGAGACCGACGACGGTGCTCTCGACGGAGGCGACGGTGTCGCCGTACTCATGCGCTACACGCTGCGGCTCCTGACCTCGCAGCAGTTCCAGCGCGCTGCGGCACTCGTCTGCGCTACCGAGCTGATCCGTCAGGAGGACACCGAAACCTGGGGCGAGAAGCCGTTCAGCATCGGGCTCTGGGTCGGATCCGCGGTCAGTCCCAAACGGTACAAGGATGCCGAAGCCCAGGTGAAGGCAGTACGTGCTGACAACAGCCAGCGAGCCCATGGCCTCACCGTTCTGCAACTCCAACGCTGTCCATGGTGCGGCACGAAGATCGACCCCAAGCGCGACGTCGTCGCCGACCCAGACGCCGAACGCGTACGTGTCCACTGCGGCGACCACAAGCGAGGCGACTGCGAGTTCTCCATCGAGGGCGACGCCGACGGCGCCTTGCCGATCATCACCGTCGACGACGAGATCTATCGCAATCCGCCGACGTTCCTGCTTGCCACCGTTGACAAGTTCGCTCGCCTTGCCCGAGAAGGCGAGGCTGCCAGCCTCTTCGGGTACGTGGACGAGTGGTGTCCGCGCCACGGTTACCGGCACCCGGACAGTCGATCTGCTTGTGTGCCCGCACAGTCACACCAGACCAAGGGAAAGCTCCCGAGGGTGGTAATGCAGAAGGTCGACCGACTTCGTCCGCCGGACCTGATCATTCAAGACGAACTGCACCTCATCACTGGAGCGCTCGGCACGTCCGTCGGGGTATTCGAGAACGCGGTCGACTTGCTGTCGTCATACGCCAGAGACGGGCAGACGATTCGGCCCCTCATCGTCGCGTCTACGGCCACCGTCGCCAACGCCGAGCGGCAGGTCCAATCACTGTATGGTCGTGGTGTCGACGTTTTCCCACCCCAAGTGCTCGACGTCCGCGACACCTACTTCTCTCGGGAATTGCCTGTCTCTGCAGATGACCCTGGCCGGAAGTACCTCGGCGTCTGCGCGCACGGCATCCGACTCACCCTCGCCGAGATCCGCCTCGCCGAAGTGCTGTTGCTTGCCGGCCAGAAACTGCTGGACGAGTACGAGGACGCAGCGGATCCGTACCTGACGACGGTTGGCTATTTCTCCGCGACCCGCGAGCTCGCTGGAATGCGGCGCTACCTCGACGACGACGTGACAACTCGTGTCACCGGCAAAACCGAACCATTCCCACGCCGTACGACCGACTGGGAGGGTCTGCAGATCGGCGAACTCACCTCGCGGATATCGGCCGAAGAGATCTCCAAGACTCTCGACAAGCTGTCCTTGCCATTCACCCGACGCTGGAGCACCCAGGGTCGAAACGAACACCGTAACGCGGTCGCGGAAGCCAAGGAGGCAGACAGGACGCCGCCGCCGTGGGGCAAGAAGCCATACGATGTCGTCCTCGCCACCTCGATGCTCCAGGTCGGTGTTGACGTGCCGCGGCTCGGGCTCATGCTCGTCGTCGGCCAACCGAAGAACACGGCCGAGTACATCCAGGCATCCTCGCGCGTCGGTCGCGATCGTGACAGGCCAGGACTCGTTTTGTCGCTCGCCAACTGGTCCCGCCCGCGGGATATGGCGCACTTCGAACAGTTCCGGCACTACCATGAAACCTTCTACGCTCAGGTGGAGGCGCTCAGCGTCACTCCGTACTCCGATACGGCGATGGAACGCGGTCTGATGGGCGTGCTCGCCAGCGTTGCGCGTGTTAGCCAGCGCGTGCTCTCGCCAGAGAGCGGTGCCGGGCGACTGCCAAGCGAGATGCCCCTTGTCACAGCGCTGATCGACCAGATGGTCGCGCGTGCCCAAGCGGCCGCAGACGCGCCGGAGTCCGCCGACCGGATGCGGCTGAAACTGCTACAGCGTCTCGACCGCTGGCACGACAAGGCCCAAGCGGAGAGGGGTGCACTGTTCTACGAACGAGTCCCGCAGAACAGAGTTGGCCAACCATTGCTGATCAGCCCGGAGGCCAAGGTGCCGAAGCAGGCGGATCGCGTGTTCGTCGTCTCCAATTCGATGCGTGAGGTCCAGCCGGAGATCAACCTGCTCGTAAGTCCGACCGCCGACCAGCTCGCCTTCAAGGAGCCGCACCAAGGACCGCAATGGACCTTCCGCGAGGGGGCGTCGAAGTGA
- a CDS encoding Shedu anti-phage system protein SduA domain-containing protein, producing the protein MAFGDEQTGEVKRQEFRAQTWAAKPAGAGYDFDKTDYHWHCDGSKEIEAVRMLLSDEFPQAGEFRLVHTESDAGELLDQLSDGDLGGADAVRLVELAGSNPGLIAALAASPEGVSIAGAVELERRRQQLRELRCVVEASESSERDDIHPLIREMTWVFGGEYVGEARRKSLIAGDVLDVPLLRPDGSLHVVELKAANAPKLVEQYRGAKDRSVGVGGLQEDVPLVVGAEANRAVGQVMSYLTHLDESRDTVLSRFKIDTRRASATVLIGHPKFVDGYSRDEIDEAIRIFNSHHTRIQLRHYADLIETAEHALALQRPMGSPTAVAQETRSLIRLPMWTCPAGGMNRATRRSDGCWSIRVLIYYVGWRPSNVGTL; encoded by the coding sequence TTGGCGTTCGGCGACGAGCAAACCGGCGAGGTGAAGCGCCAGGAATTTCGCGCGCAGACATGGGCGGCGAAACCTGCAGGTGCTGGGTACGACTTCGACAAGACCGACTATCACTGGCATTGCGACGGCTCGAAGGAGATCGAGGCCGTTCGCATGCTGCTGAGCGACGAGTTCCCACAGGCTGGTGAGTTTCGGCTCGTGCATACGGAAAGCGACGCCGGAGAACTCCTCGATCAACTCAGCGACGGTGACCTGGGCGGTGCCGATGCTGTGCGCCTCGTGGAGTTGGCGGGTTCCAACCCCGGTCTGATAGCCGCCCTAGCCGCGTCGCCCGAAGGTGTCAGCATTGCCGGTGCTGTCGAACTCGAACGACGTCGGCAACAGTTGCGTGAGTTGCGCTGCGTGGTCGAGGCATCTGAGAGCTCGGAGCGTGACGACATCCACCCATTGATCAGAGAGATGACATGGGTCTTCGGAGGAGAATACGTCGGCGAGGCGCGTAGGAAGTCGTTGATAGCCGGCGATGTGCTTGACGTGCCCCTTCTTCGTCCCGATGGCTCGCTCCACGTTGTCGAGTTGAAGGCAGCGAACGCCCCCAAGCTAGTGGAGCAGTACAGGGGCGCGAAGGACAGGAGCGTCGGGGTCGGGGGTCTGCAGGAGGATGTGCCCCTAGTTGTGGGTGCGGAGGCAAACCGGGCGGTTGGCCAGGTGATGAGTTACCTTACGCACCTCGATGAGTCCCGCGACACGGTTCTGAGTCGATTCAAGATCGATACACGACGGGCGTCCGCCACGGTGCTCATAGGCCACCCGAAGTTCGTCGACGGCTACAGCCGGGACGAGATCGACGAGGCGATTCGGATCTTCAACAGCCACCACACGCGTATACAGCTTCGACACTACGCCGATCTCATCGAGACCGCGGAACATGCACTCGCTCTTCAACGTCCGATGGGAAGCCCGACGGCGGTGGCTCAAGAGACGAGGTCGCTGATTCGCCTGCCGATGTGGACGTGCCCGGCTGGCGGGATGAACCGGGCGACGCGCCGTTCTGACGGATGCTGGTCCATTCGTGTCCTGATCTACTACGTGGGTTGGCGGCCATCGAATGTCGGGACGCTGTGA
- a CDS encoding DNA methyltransferase family protein gives MSPTRWIVDFTGLTELQAGQYRVAFDWVDSRVRPVREKLSNKPKVKRDWWLYERSGVRLREALSNADDVLVLVSTSKTLMPVRVSANLVFSHGVTVFVDATFALEGLLSSAPHFYWAIAYGSTHETRMRYTPSDVFETFPQPESNARLHKVGKALDEERREIMLRRGLGLTKLYNLINDPDVRGDAYVDRLREIHVEVDEATIEAYGWDDLQLDHGFHTYRQVTRWTVSPDARVEILDRLLELNHERARAEGQDVPDQGELF, from the coding sequence GTGTCGCCTACCCGTTGGATAGTGGACTTCACTGGCTTAACCGAGCTACAGGCCGGTCAGTATAGGGTAGCATTCGACTGGGTCGATTCCCGCGTACGTCCGGTGAGGGAGAAACTCAGCAATAAGCCCAAGGTCAAACGCGACTGGTGGCTGTACGAGCGCTCCGGCGTAAGACTTCGAGAAGCCCTCTCCAACGCGGATGACGTGCTTGTTTTGGTATCCACAAGCAAGACGCTGATGCCCGTTCGCGTGAGTGCAAACCTGGTGTTTAGCCATGGCGTAACTGTCTTTGTTGACGCAACGTTTGCGCTCGAGGGGCTACTTTCGTCTGCGCCTCACTTCTACTGGGCAATCGCTTACGGCTCGACGCATGAGACGCGAATGAGATACACGCCGAGCGACGTGTTCGAAACCTTCCCGCAGCCAGAATCGAACGCTCGATTACATAAGGTCGGCAAGGCCCTGGACGAGGAGCGTCGTGAGATCATGCTGCGCCGCGGACTTGGTCTGACGAAGCTCTACAACCTGATTAATGATCCGGACGTGCGGGGGGACGCATATGTGGACCGGTTGCGTGAGATCCACGTCGAGGTCGACGAAGCGACGATAGAAGCGTACGGATGGGACGACCTCCAACTCGACCACGGCTTTCACACCTACCGCCAAGTGACGCGTTGGACCGTCTCGCCCGACGCCCGCGTCGAGATCCTCGACCGCCTCCTCGAACTGAACCACGAACGTGCCCGCGCCGAAGGCCAAGACGTCCCCGACCAGGGCGAACTGTTCTGA
- a CDS encoding Eco57I restriction-modification methylase domain-containing protein: MEPLVYEPGPLQENDRDQWHLKGSTAILDLKVADIAAGSGAFLVAAARFLAERVVEAWTAEDAISTEEVAKPDHAYDRAIREVVARCLYGADINPMAVEMCKLSLWLVSLDPTKPFSFVDDKIFCGNSLLGLTTAAQLEHLHIDPDRKRKFVVPYIDVRAKLHAATQLREQLATPVDPNDPMRSQAGKSRLLRQSQAATAELRRMADGVVAAGLRLGGKPGVQLEDAYKALEGACSEAFGAGGRSGAKLEEIISDGLTPAVQTDYDRWQPLHWVIEAPDVIVDRGGFDAVVGNPPFLGGKKVSGAIGANAREWLVNVVAHGARGNADLVAYFFLRARAILAHNGWLGLIATNTLAQGDTREVGLDQLLTGGLEIVRAVRSAPWPSKSVSLEYAAIWGVASRPRIGSSVVRYCDGHPATEISAFLEPEGRVKGRPLHLRANAGKSFVGSFINGVEEFSVPLELANAWVRRMIRSATSFALSLAGRTTSMALHRCRLPVG; this comes from the coding sequence CTGGAGCCACTCGTCTACGAACCCGGGCCTCTGCAGGAGAACGATCGCGATCAGTGGCACCTCAAGGGGAGTACGGCGATTCTCGACCTGAAGGTCGCCGACATCGCTGCCGGCTCAGGGGCGTTCCTCGTCGCGGCGGCGCGGTTCCTCGCCGAACGAGTCGTCGAAGCATGGACAGCCGAGGATGCGATCTCGACCGAGGAAGTCGCGAAGCCGGATCACGCGTACGACCGGGCGATTCGCGAGGTCGTTGCTCGCTGCCTGTACGGTGCCGATATCAACCCGATGGCCGTCGAGATGTGCAAGCTCTCGCTCTGGTTGGTCTCGCTCGATCCGACGAAGCCGTTCTCGTTCGTCGACGACAAGATCTTCTGCGGCAACTCGCTGCTCGGGCTGACGACGGCCGCACAGCTCGAACATCTCCACATCGATCCGGACCGTAAGCGCAAGTTCGTCGTTCCCTACATCGACGTTCGAGCGAAGCTACATGCGGCTACCCAGCTACGAGAGCAACTGGCCACACCCGTCGATCCGAACGATCCGATGCGAAGCCAAGCTGGGAAGTCGCGGTTGCTTCGCCAATCTCAGGCAGCCACGGCGGAACTTCGGAGGATGGCAGACGGAGTGGTCGCCGCCGGCCTGCGCCTCGGCGGAAAGCCAGGCGTTCAGCTCGAGGATGCCTACAAGGCTTTGGAAGGGGCATGTTCAGAGGCGTTCGGTGCGGGCGGCCGATCGGGTGCAAAACTTGAGGAAATCATCTCCGATGGCCTTACCCCGGCGGTGCAGACCGACTATGACCGCTGGCAACCGCTGCACTGGGTCATCGAGGCGCCCGATGTTATCGTCGATCGAGGTGGTTTTGACGCGGTGGTGGGAAACCCGCCATTCCTCGGTGGGAAGAAGGTCTCAGGCGCTATCGGCGCTAACGCTAGAGAGTGGCTAGTCAATGTCGTCGCGCATGGCGCGCGAGGTAACGCCGACCTAGTTGCATACTTCTTTCTCCGTGCTAGGGCTATCCTCGCGCACAACGGTTGGCTCGGATTGATTGCGACGAACACGCTGGCGCAGGGAGACACCCGGGAAGTTGGCTTGGATCAGTTACTGACCGGAGGTCTTGAGATCGTTCGTGCAGTTCGTAGCGCTCCGTGGCCCTCCAAGTCGGTGAGCCTCGAGTACGCCGCGATATGGGGGGTCGCGTCTAGACCACGCATAGGCTCGAGTGTCGTCAGATACTGTGATGGCCATCCTGCTACCGAAATATCGGCGTTCTTGGAGCCCGAAGGTCGGGTGAAGGGTCGTCCCTTACATCTTCGGGCCAACGCAGGAAAGTCGTTCGTCGGCTCGTTTATCAACGGAGTCGAGGAATTCTCAGTCCCGCTTGAATTAGCGAACGCGTGGGTTAGGCGGATGATTCGGTCGGCCACGTCGTTCGCCCTTTCCTTAGCGGGAAGGACGACATCAATGGCACTGCATCGGTGTCGCCTACCCGTTGGATAG